Proteins encoded by one window of Blautia faecicola:
- a CDS encoding glycoside hydrolase family 3 C-terminal domain-containing protein, producing MKKWTRVMYQPNLPLEAGRYVTASKEHIALSLEAATEGMVLLKNENNILPLKNGSRITLFGRGSFDYVKGGGGSGDVTVSYIHNLYDGFKTLEDKVQVYEPVADFYKKNVEEQYAIGRAPGMTEEPELPQELLDGARAFGDTALIVLSRFSGEGWDRSSVEYNGEFNPWPDETSMPKLSAEVYPDGDFYLTAGEKKLLAQVEEAYDKIVVVLNIGGVIDLSWIKKDDKIGAALYGGQGGMEGGTAMAQVLCGLVNPSGKLADTFAARLEDYPSTENFHESVEYVDYTEDIYVGYRYFETIPGAAEKVVYPFGYGLSYTTFEVETQKAWEEADSINVQVQVTNTGDMAGKEVVQLYYSAPQGLLKKPAKELGAFKKTRLLQPGESHTMVLTVTKEAMASYDDLGKVAKSAYVLEKGAYAFYIGTSVRNNEKTAYEYLVAEDTVVKQLEAKLTPSGLAKRMLSDGTYEELPQTEGNDPNACAFEKMVPGTDEGILPEVRFREQRLALYVVKKGAKPFIEVAEGKITLDEFMSQLSDDDLIELLGGQPNTGVANTFGFGNLPDYGVPNIMTADGPAGLRIAPECGVCTTAWPCATLLAYTWNPDLVEQVGAAGAEEVKENNIAVWLTPAVNIHRNPLCGRNFEYYSEDPLLAGKMAAGMVRGIQSQHIGASVKHFAANNKETNRKHSDSRVSERALREIYLKQFEIIVKESDPWTIMSSYNVINGHRASENKELLEDILRGEWGFRGMVTTDWWTRGEHYKEIKAGNDVKMATGYPERVKKAMELGEITRADLEHCARRVLELILKID from the coding sequence ATGAAAAAATGGACAAGAGTCATGTATCAGCCAAATCTTCCCCTGGAAGCAGGCAGATATGTAACAGCAAGCAAAGAACATATTGCATTATCCCTGGAGGCAGCGACAGAGGGTATGGTGCTTTTGAAAAATGAGAACAATATCCTGCCGTTAAAGAACGGTTCCCGGATCACACTGTTCGGACGCGGAAGTTTTGACTATGTCAAAGGTGGCGGCGGAAGCGGAGATGTAACCGTATCTTATATACATAATCTGTATGATGGTTTCAAAACCCTGGAAGATAAAGTACAGGTATACGAACCGGTAGCAGATTTTTATAAGAAAAATGTAGAAGAACAGTATGCAATCGGAAGAGCACCGGGTATGACCGAAGAGCCGGAACTGCCGCAGGAACTTTTGGACGGCGCGCGGGCATTTGGCGATACCGCACTTATCGTACTGAGTCGTTTCTCCGGAGAGGGATGGGATCGTTCCAGCGTGGAATACAACGGCGAATTCAATCCATGGCCGGATGAGACAAGCATGCCGAAACTGTCCGCAGAAGTGTATCCGGACGGCGATTTTTATCTGACTGCAGGCGAGAAAAAACTGCTGGCACAGGTAGAAGAAGCTTACGATAAGATCGTGGTTGTATTAAACATCGGCGGTGTGATCGATCTGTCCTGGATCAAAAAAGATGACAAGATCGGAGCAGCTTTATACGGCGGTCAGGGCGGCATGGAAGGTGGAACTGCGATGGCACAGGTACTGTGCGGTCTGGTCAACCCATCCGGTAAACTGGCAGATACCTTTGCAGCGAGACTGGAAGATTATCCATCTACCGAGAACTTCCATGAGTCTGTAGAATATGTAGATTATACCGAAGATATTTACGTTGGATACCGTTATTTTGAGACGATTCCGGGCGCAGCTGAGAAAGTAGTTTATCCGTTCGGTTACGGTCTGTCCTACACAACCTTCGAGGTGGAGACACAGAAAGCATGGGAAGAGGCAGACTCTATCAACGTACAGGTGCAAGTAACCAACACCGGAGATATGGCCGGTAAAGAGGTCGTACAGTTGTATTACAGTGCACCACAGGGACTGTTAAAGAAACCGGCGAAAGAATTGGGTGCATTTAAGAAAACCCGCCTTCTGCAGCCAGGAGAGAGTCATACGATGGTACTGACCGTCACAAAAGAAGCAATGGCATCCTACGATGATCTTGGAAAAGTAGCAAAATCTGCTTATGTTCTGGAAAAAGGCGCATATGCTTTTTATATTGGAACCTCCGTAAGAAATAATGAAAAAACAGCTTATGAATATCTGGTAGCAGAAGATACCGTGGTAAAACAGCTGGAAGCAAAACTGACACCATCCGGTCTGGCAAAGAGAATGCTTTCCGATGGAACCTACGAGGAACTGCCTCAGACTGAAGGAAATGATCCGAACGCCTGCGCATTTGAAAAAATGGTTCCGGGAACCGATGAAGGCATCCTGCCGGAAGTACGTTTCCGCGAGCAGCGTCTGGCACTCTATGTAGTGAAAAAAGGTGCAAAACCATTTATCGAGGTAGCAGAAGGAAAGATCACCCTGGACGAGTTCATGAGTCAGCTTTCCGATGACGATCTGATCGAACTGCTTGGCGGACAGCCAAATACCGGTGTGGCCAATACCTTTGGTTTCGGTAACCTGCCGGACTATGGTGTACCGAACATTATGACAGCTGACGGACCTGCAGGTCTTCGTATCGCACCGGAATGTGGCGTGTGTACAACTGCATGGCCATGTGCAACTCTTCTTGCCTACACCTGGAACCCGGATCTGGTAGAACAGGTCGGTGCAGCCGGAGCAGAAGAAGTGAAAGAAAATAATATCGCCGTATGGCTGACACCCGCTGTCAACATTCACAGAAATCCTTTGTGCGGAAGAAACTTCGAGTATTATTCCGAAGATCCGCTGCTTGCAGGTAAGATGGCAGCAGGTATGGTACGTGGTATCCAGTCTCAGCATATCGGCGCTTCCGTAAAACATTTTGCCGCCAATAACAAAGAGACAAACAGAAAGCACAGCGATTCCCGTGTATCCGAACGTGCCCTTCGTGAGATTTATCTGAAACAGTTTGAAATTATCGTAAAAGAATCCGATCCGTGGACGATCATGAGCTCCTACAACGTGATCAACGGTCACAGAGCTTCGGAAAATAAAGAACTTCTGGAAGACATCCTTCGCGGAGAATGGGGATTCCGGGGCATGGTGACCACAGACTGGTGGACCCGTGGCGAACACTACAAAGAGATTAAAGCCGGAAATGATGTCAAGATGGCAACCGGTTATCCGGAACGTGTGAAAAAAGCCATGGAACTTGGTGAGATCACCCGTGCGGATCTGGAACACTGCGCAAGACGCGTGCTGGAACTGATCCTGAAGATCGATTAA
- a CDS encoding NAD(P)-dependent alcohol dehydrogenase, with product MEGKMKVAVMNGIGKMGFTERDIPTPKDDEVLVKLDYVGICGSDLHYYESGAIGDYVVEPPFVLGHEPGGVVVEVGKDVKHLKVGDKVALEPGKTCGHCEFCKQGKYNLCPDVVFFATPPVDGVFQEYVAHEADLCFKLPENVSTLEGALIEPLAVGFHAAIQGDAHLGQKAVVMGAGCIGLVSMMALKARGVSEVYVVDIMEKRLEKALELGATGVLNGEKEDVIAKAQELTGGAGMDLIIETAGTEITTRQAIHMAKKGSTIVLVGYSKSGEMTLPMSLVLDKELTFKTVFRYRHIYPIAIDAVASGKVNVKGIVTNIYDLDDVQRAMDESVHNKADIVKGVIKIHP from the coding sequence ATGGAAGGTAAGATGAAAGTAGCAGTGATGAACGGTATCGGCAAGATGGGATTTACGGAGCGTGACATCCCGACGCCGAAGGACGATGAAGTTCTGGTAAAGCTGGATTATGTGGGAATCTGCGGATCGGATCTGCATTATTATGAGAGTGGAGCCATCGGCGATTATGTCGTAGAACCGCCGTTTGTTCTCGGTCATGAGCCGGGTGGCGTTGTTGTGGAAGTGGGAAAAGATGTCAAACACCTGAAAGTCGGTGATAAAGTAGCTTTGGAGCCGGGAAAAACTTGCGGACACTGCGAATTCTGCAAACAGGGCAAATACAATCTCTGTCCGGACGTCGTATTTTTCGCAACTCCACCGGTAGATGGTGTATTTCAGGAGTATGTTGCTCATGAGGCAGATCTCTGTTTCAAACTCCCGGAGAATGTAAGCACACTGGAGGGTGCGCTGATCGAACCTCTGGCTGTCGGTTTCCACGCAGCGATCCAGGGAGATGCTCATCTGGGACAGAAAGCAGTGGTGATGGGTGCCGGATGTATCGGTCTGGTTTCCATGATGGCACTGAAAGCCCGTGGAGTATCTGAGGTTTATGTGGTAGATATCATGGAAAAACGTCTGGAAAAAGCCCTGGAACTGGGCGCAACCGGAGTGCTCAACGGCGAAAAAGAGGATGTGATCGCCAAAGCACAGGAACTGACCGGCGGGGCCGGTATGGACCTGATCATCGAGACCGCCGGTACAGAGATCACCACCAGACAGGCGATCCATATGGCGAAGAAGGGTTCCACGATCGTTCTGGTCGGCTACAGCAAGAGCGGTGAGATGACCCTGCCGATGAGCCTGGTTCTCGACAAAGAACTGACTTTCAAAACGGTCTTCCGTTACCGCCATATCTATCCAATCGCAATCGATGCGGTAGCTTCCGGTAAAGTGAATGTAAAAGGAATCGTTACGAATATTTACGATCTGGATGATGTACAGAGAGCGATGGATGAGAGTGTGCATAATAAGGCAGACATTGTAAAAGGTGTGATTAAGATTCATCCGTAA
- a CDS encoding polyhydroxyalkanoate depolymerase — translation MGRIFYVSSMHGDDTNSGQTPEDAFRSLRKINQLEIQPGDQIFLERGSVFIGEYLHLYAGGTKEAPVVVDAYGEGALPRIEADGNGIWYQNYGGHLDNVVHTWKGYLSSAVLLYDAEYISIRNLEITNNPCIKNERLNQADRMNRTGVSVIAQNHGTLHQIELDHLYIHDVEGNIYDKHLNNGGIYMSVSRPDDEEKTGIARYDGIHIHHCKVENCRRWGIAAGYTYQHDKFTTLELPDEVVKTYGSTNVVIEHNFVKDIGGDGITPMYCFEPLIQYNISENIAVDIHPDLYNEEGNRGGMTAAAIWPWKCKTALFQYNEAYNTVYNQDGQAWDADSGDGTIYQYNYSCNNGGGCVMFCEGESVNNTFRYNISQNDGTGILTPVRNVDAKIYGNIFYIKEGVDFIRHRIWGDTMIEGGGIEVTDNTIIYAGNEPKEESWNYNSPDAHYQNNTYVNYKNTPEGDPTPTRLSDATTIHPTPGTAPETTDGHSRMYKGNKAFDGYCLKKDGTDILKR, via the coding sequence ATGGGAAGAATATTTTATGTGAGCAGCATGCATGGAGATGATACAAACAGCGGACAGACACCGGAGGACGCGTTCCGCAGTCTGCGAAAGATTAATCAACTGGAGATCCAGCCGGGAGATCAGATCTTTTTGGAACGGGGATCTGTATTTATCGGGGAGTATCTGCACTTGTATGCAGGGGGAACCAAGGAGGCACCGGTTGTCGTAGATGCATACGGCGAGGGTGCGCTGCCGCGGATCGAGGCAGACGGAAACGGGATCTGGTATCAGAACTACGGTGGACATCTGGACAATGTGGTACATACCTGGAAAGGCTATCTGTCTTCCGCGGTTCTCTTATACGATGCAGAGTACATTTCCATCCGGAATCTGGAAATCACCAACAATCCCTGCATCAAAAATGAACGCCTGAACCAGGCAGATCGCATGAACCGCACCGGTGTATCCGTGATCGCACAGAATCACGGAACCCTGCATCAGATCGAACTCGATCACCTGTACATCCATGATGTAGAGGGAAATATCTACGACAAACATCTGAATAACGGCGGCATCTACATGTCCGTCTCCCGCCCGGACGACGAAGAAAAGACCGGAATCGCCCGCTATGACGGTATCCACATCCATCACTGCAAAGTCGAGAACTGCCGCAGATGGGGAATCGCCGCGGGATATACCTACCAGCATGATAAATTCACGACCCTGGAACTGCCAGATGAAGTGGTGAAAACCTACGGCTCCACCAATGTCGTGATCGAACACAACTTTGTCAAAGATATCGGCGGAGACGGCATCACACCGATGTACTGCTTTGAACCGTTGATCCAGTATAATATATCCGAAAATATCGCCGTAGACATCCACCCGGATCTGTACAACGAAGAGGGAAACCGTGGCGGCATGACCGCAGCCGCCATCTGGCCATGGAAATGCAAAACCGCCCTGTTCCAGTACAACGAAGCCTACAACACCGTCTACAACCAGGACGGACAGGCATGGGACGCTGACTCCGGCGACGGAACCATTTACCAGTACAACTACAGCTGCAACAATGGTGGTGGCTGTGTGATGTTCTGTGAGGGCGAGAGCGTCAACAACACCTTCCGCTACAACATCAGCCAAAACGACGGAACCGGCATCCTGACCCCGGTACGAAACGTGGACGCGAAAATCTACGGCAACATCTTCTATATAAAAGAAGGCGTAGACTTCATCCGTCACCGGATCTGGGGCGATACGATGATCGAAGGCGGCGGAATCGAAGTCACCGACAACACCATCATCTACGCCGGAAACGAACCAAAAGAAGAGTCCTGGAACTACAACAGCCCAGACGCCCACTACCAGAACAACACTTATGTAAACTACAAAAACACCCCGGAAGGCGACCCAACCCCAACCCGCCTCTCCGATGCCACCACAATCCACCCAACCCCCGGCACCGCCCCGGAAACCACCGACGGCCACAGCCGCATGTACAAAGGAAACAAAGCCTTTGACGGCTACTGCCTGAAAAAAGACGGCACAGACATCCTGAAACGGTAA
- a CDS encoding N-acetylmuramoyl-L-alanine amidase family protein has translation MRKAKQLCSLLLAGTILATSLTPMTVSAASWRKNSVGWWYEEDNGSYPANQWKQINGNWYWFNKNGYMATGWQDIGGNWYYFQSSGAMLGQGWHVINGNWFYMYASGAMAADAWIGDSYVNSSGAWVQGKTKVQEGWVQSGSRWWYRHADGGYTRNGWEMIKGQWYFFDKDGWMVTGWKQIGGDWYYFQTSGAMIGQGWHVINGKWYYMYANGVMASNTWIDSDYVDSSGAWLYRADKKCRTVYAQFLRNKGYLNQEKGNKDPRFIMFDMNGDKVPELVIIHNINHLSGGYIYTYSTDGNVSYAGWVYGLYGSVAAYPSAGLIESAYAHQGTDLEEYFSLENGTLVSKGRWISSYLNGTQWYLNDVQTSQSRYEKWKAEHVTGDSVCLTYDTMYSITEKNIRTYLDW, from the coding sequence ATGAGAAAAGCAAAACAATTATGCAGTTTACTTCTCGCCGGAACGATTCTGGCGACCAGCCTGACTCCGATGACGGTCAGCGCCGCATCGTGGAGAAAGAACAGCGTAGGCTGGTGGTATGAGGAGGACAATGGAAGTTATCCGGCAAACCAGTGGAAACAGATCAACGGAAACTGGTACTGGTTTAATAAGAATGGATATATGGCAACCGGCTGGCAGGATATCGGGGGAAATTGGTACTACTTTCAGTCAAGCGGAGCCATGCTTGGGCAGGGCTGGCATGTCATCAATGGAAACTGGTTCTATATGTATGCAAGTGGAGCGATGGCAGCAGATGCCTGGATCGGCGATTCTTACGTGAACAGCAGTGGAGCGTGGGTACAGGGAAAGACAAAAGTACAGGAAGGCTGGGTGCAGAGCGGAAGCCGCTGGTGGTATCGCCATGCTGATGGCGGCTATACAAGAAATGGCTGGGAAATGATCAAAGGCCAGTGGTATTTCTTTGATAAAGACGGCTGGATGGTAACCGGCTGGAAACAGATTGGAGGAGACTGGTATTATTTCCAGACGAGCGGAGCGATGATCGGACAGGGCTGGCATGTGATTAATGGAAAGTGGTATTACATGTATGCGAATGGTGTGATGGCTTCCAATACCTGGATTGATTCAGACTATGTGGATTCATCCGGTGCCTGGTTATACAGAGCGGATAAGAAATGTAGAACTGTGTATGCACAGTTTTTGCGGAACAAAGGCTATTTGAATCAGGAAAAAGGTAACAAGGATCCAAGATTTATAATGTTCGATATGAATGGTGATAAGGTTCCGGAACTTGTTATTATACACAATATAAATCATTTGTCTGGTGGATATATCTACACCTATTCAACGGACGGAAATGTTTCCTATGCTGGCTGGGTATATGGGTTATATGGAAGTGTTGCAGCGTATCCGTCTGCTGGTCTGATTGAGTCCGCATATGCACATCAGGGAACAGATCTGGAAGAATATTTTTCTTTGGAGAATGGTACGTTGGTTTCTAAGGGGAGATGGATCAGCAGTTACCTGAATGGTACACAATGGTATCTGAATGATGTGCAGACATCACAGAGCCGCTATGAAAAATGGAAAGCAGAACATGTAACGGGAGATAGTGTATGTCTTACATATGATACCATGTATTCAATTACAGAAAAAAATATACGTACTTATCTGGATTGGTAA
- a CDS encoding MerR family DNA-binding protein codes for MRPEYTDPDSGYRYYGVQQFERLNTIRYLRALDMPLEDIADFLQNKDVGKIQEMLIQQRETVRQKQQELQIIEQKINTRLEGLTDALSSRLDTITLVQTPPRRIT; via the coding sequence ATCCGCCCGGAATATACGGATCCGGATTCCGGTTACCGCTACTACGGCGTCCAACAGTTTGAACGTTTAAATACGATCCGTTATCTTCGCGCCCTGGATATGCCGCTCGAAGACATCGCGGATTTTCTTCAGAATAAAGATGTGGGGAAAATTCAGGAAATGCTGATCCAGCAACGGGAAACCGTCCGCCAGAAACAGCAGGAACTTCAGATTATCGAGCAAAAGATCAACACCCGGCTCGAAGGACTGACAGATGCACTCTCCTCCCGGCTGGATACGATTACACTGGTTCAGACTCCGCCGAGACGGATCACCTAG
- a CDS encoding DnaJ C-terminal domain-containing protein, which yields MEKKRDYYEVLGVSKDAESSAIKKAYRKLAKKYHPDTNAGNAEAEKRFKEISEAYAVLGDEEKKKLYDEFGHIAFEPGFNADAARAQKQYGYGNFGGGNGQNGYREYHFTGSDGDDIFGDLFGNMFRQGTKGGNFHSGGFHNGSGFYQQFHQGGNDGFYGNHGFHGTYSEKGENLEAEISLTFDEAAFGCDKMITLQEADGNRTLKVHIPAGIDTGQSVRLRGKGHPGIGGGEPGDLLLRAKVGTKPGYERKGADVYTTVNIPYTTAALGGEARVSTLYGDVSCKIKEGTQSGSKIRLRGKGIVSMKNPNVHGDQYVTVQIQVPRHLNQQARRKLMEYKQACG from the coding sequence GTGGAAAAGAAAAGAGATTACTACGAAGTGCTTGGCGTAAGCAAAGATGCAGAAAGTTCGGCAATCAAAAAAGCCTACCGAAAACTGGCGAAAAAATACCACCCGGACACCAATGCCGGTAATGCAGAGGCAGAAAAACGATTCAAAGAAATCTCAGAAGCTTATGCAGTATTAGGCGATGAAGAAAAGAAAAAATTATACGATGAATTCGGACATATCGCTTTCGAGCCGGGATTCAATGCGGATGCTGCGAGAGCACAGAAACAATATGGATATGGAAACTTCGGCGGTGGAAACGGCCAGAATGGTTATCGGGAGTACCATTTTACCGGATCCGATGGAGATGATATCTTCGGAGATCTGTTTGGAAATATGTTTCGTCAGGGAACAAAAGGCGGAAACTTCCACAGCGGAGGATTTCATAACGGCAGCGGATTCTATCAGCAGTTCCATCAGGGCGGAAACGATGGATTCTATGGTAACCATGGATTTCACGGAACCTATTCCGAAAAAGGGGAGAATCTGGAAGCGGAAATTTCGCTTACCTTTGATGAAGCGGCATTTGGCTGCGACAAGATGATCACACTGCAGGAAGCCGACGGCAACCGCACCCTGAAAGTGCACATTCCTGCGGGAATCGATACCGGACAGAGCGTGCGGCTGCGTGGAAAAGGTCATCCGGGAATCGGAGGCGGTGAACCGGGTGATCTGCTCCTGAGAGCAAAAGTCGGAACAAAACCGGGATACGAACGGAAAGGTGCCGATGTCTATACCACCGTCAATATCCCATACACAACTGCCGCTCTCGGCGGAGAAGCCAGAGTATCCACATTATACGGGGATGTCAGTTGTAAAATCAAAGAAGGGACCCAGTCGGGCAGCAAGATTCGGCTGCGTGGAAAAGGAATTGTATCCATGAAAAATCCGAACGTCCACGGCGACCAGTACGTCACCGTCCAGATCCAGGTACCCCGCCACCTGAACCAGCAGGCACGCCGGAAACTGATGGAATACAAACAGGCTTGCGGATAA
- a CDS encoding Hsp20/alpha crystallin family protein, which yields MLMPSIFGENFMDDFFGVPERTYTKSAQNTLMKTDVVENKDGFDVSIDLPGFKKEDVKGEVKDGYLIITASTNQNKDEKNKDGKYIRKERYSGTCQRSFYVGDDITQNDIKAKFEDGVLKLEIPKKEAKPEVKEAKYISIA from the coding sequence ATGTTAATGCCTAGTATTTTTGGAGAAAACTTTATGGATGATTTCTTTGGAGTTCCGGAGAGAACCTATACAAAGAGTGCACAGAACACCCTGATGAAAACCGATGTAGTAGAAAACAAAGACGGATTTGACGTATCCATTGACCTGCCGGGATTCAAGAAAGAAGATGTAAAAGGAGAAGTGAAAGACGGCTACCTGATCATCACCGCATCCACAAACCAGAATAAAGATGAGAAAAACAAAGATGGCAAATACATCCGCAAAGAAAGATACAGCGGAACCTGCCAGAGAAGCTTCTATGTAGGAGACGATATCACGCAGAACGACATCAAAGCAAAATTTGAAGACGGTGTCCTGAAACTCGAGATTCCGAAAAAAGAAGCAAAACCAGAAGTAAAAGAAGCAAAATACATCTCCATCGCATAA
- a CDS encoding GyrI-like domain-containing protein: MRTLQKDQEETLVFLGKVGLGISKEHLEADAYQVYDTVFLLLEPEDRYQGITEELPGQTCVSIRFCGSHNEAPAYYQKLLTYIREHRLKIDGFSREVTMIDYVLANDPKQFVTEIQIPVCEG; encoded by the coding sequence ATCCGGACACTCCAGAAAGATCAGGAAGAGACTCTGGTTTTTCTCGGAAAAGTCGGGCTCGGCATCTCCAAAGAACATTTGGAAGCCGACGCTTACCAGGTCTACGACACCGTTTTTCTGCTCCTCGAACCGGAAGACCGCTACCAGGGCATCACTGAGGAACTCCCCGGACAGACCTGTGTTTCTATTCGATTCTGCGGAAGTCATAACGAAGCGCCGGCTTATTATCAGAAACTTCTGACTTATATCCGGGAACACCGGTTGAAAATTGATGGATTTTCCAGAGAGGTGACGATGATCGATTATGTGTTGGCGAACGATCCGAAACAGTTTGTGACGGAGATTCAGATTCCGGTGTGTGAAGGATAA
- a CDS encoding aldose 1-epimerase family protein, translated as MNRKMENHFLCVEVSDRGAELMRIVRKDTGAEILWNGDPTFWDYRSPILFPNVGSTWQKKMKINGKEYQTRQHGFAREKEFTCVEECVEKLRYQLVSDEETGKYYPFEFVLWITYELQEKQIIVTWEVENRSGKVMSFTIGGHPGFRFEKEGEQKEDYELYFPENTELTATAVDLVNGTGKPDQKYPVKLTDHTLALSDQLFDVDTLVFDDAQIKEAWLRKKATGQLYTGVRCIDEFYSFGIWSLPKGPYVCLEPWAGRCDDEGFCEDISKKPGINQAKPGEYWKKQYAILIG; from the coding sequence ATGAACAGAAAAATGGAAAATCATTTCCTCTGTGTAGAAGTCAGCGACCGCGGTGCGGAACTGATGCGAATCGTGAGAAAGGATACCGGTGCGGAGATTCTCTGGAACGGCGATCCGACCTTCTGGGACTACCGTTCCCCGATTCTTTTTCCAAATGTAGGAAGTACCTGGCAGAAAAAAATGAAGATCAACGGGAAAGAATACCAGACCCGCCAGCATGGATTTGCCAGAGAAAAAGAATTTACCTGCGTAGAAGAGTGTGTCGAAAAGCTGCGCTATCAGCTGGTATCTGACGAAGAGACAGGAAAGTACTATCCATTTGAATTTGTATTATGGATCACGTATGAATTACAGGAAAAACAGATTATTGTCACCTGGGAAGTGGAAAACCGGTCCGGGAAAGTCATGAGTTTTACGATCGGCGGACATCCGGGCTTCCGGTTTGAAAAAGAAGGAGAACAGAAAGAAGACTATGAACTGTATTTTCCGGAAAATACAGAGCTTACCGCTACCGCGGTCGATCTGGTCAACGGTACCGGAAAACCGGATCAGAAATACCCGGTGAAACTGACGGATCATACGCTGGCATTAAGTGACCAGCTGTTTGATGTGGACACGCTGGTATTTGATGATGCGCAGATTAAAGAAGCTTGGCTCAGAAAAAAAGCCACCGGACAGCTTTATACGGGAGTCCGCTGTATCGACGAGTTTTACAGTTTCGGCATCTGGTCCCTTCCCAAAGGACCGTACGTCTGTCTGGAGCCTTGGGCGGGCAGATGCGATGATGAAGGATTTTGCGAAGACATTTCAAAAAAACCGGGCATCAATCAGGCAAAGCCGGGGGAATACTGGAAAAAGCAGTATGCGATTCTGATCGGGTAG
- a CDS encoding deoxycytidylate deaminase: MVGPEGTKRISKIDTYLNVAEAFAYRSTCIKRKYGAVIVKDDVVISTGYNGSPRGYDNCCDLGVCPRIQLGMHQGEGYGLCRAIHAEQNALLNCSREQTIGADLYLAGINPGDNSIHRAKPCPLCSRLIIQAGIQNVYLRVGAKAGEYEVVPAQNLVWHL, from the coding sequence ATGGTAGGTCCGGAAGGAACAAAACGAATATCCAAAATAGATACATACCTGAACGTAGCCGAAGCATTTGCCTATCGAAGCACCTGCATCAAACGAAAATACGGTGCCGTGATCGTAAAAGACGATGTGGTAATCTCCACCGGCTACAACGGCTCCCCGCGGGGTTATGACAACTGCTGTGACCTCGGCGTATGCCCAAGAATCCAACTCGGCATGCACCAGGGCGAAGGCTACGGTCTCTGCCGCGCCATCCACGCCGAACAGAACGCCCTGTTAAACTGTTCCCGCGAACAGACCATTGGCGCTGACCTCTACCTAGCCGGCATCAACCCCGGTGACAACTCCATCCACCGCGCCAAACCCTGCCCTCTATGCTCCCGCCTCATCATCCAGGCCGGAATCCAAAATGTCTACCTCCGCGTAGGCGCCAAAGCCGGCGAGTACGAAGTAGTCCCAGCCCAAAATCTGGTGTGGCATCTGTAA
- a CDS encoding AraC family transcriptional regulator, with product MEPSVYDLTYNDLNPRFLFCCNLLRTEPEMNYHCHDFIEFVFILKGKTTFRIDEKLYDVEEGSVILLNPGTYHQSLPAAETSARKFYLAFSNVEFAGCTRGHFPLFKNYQLLTTLPDSYKKPLFRLCNLMEQESKTCRPGRYFMLKSYLIQVICLLCRYQKQELEEDAKHQYAPRYEFKSVNKKYVAQQIMHYMETHYKEKISLDQIAANMYLSSFYISKIFKSETGDTPINYLISLRMQKARELLDENPEQSIQAVAMTVGYEDAYHFSKLFKKYFGLSPLYYKARIPQ from the coding sequence ATGGAACCATCGGTGTATGATCTTACTTACAATGATCTCAATCCCCGCTTTCTGTTCTGCTGTAATCTGCTTCGAACAGAGCCTGAGATGAATTATCATTGTCATGATTTTATTGAATTTGTGTTTATACTGAAAGGGAAAACAACATTTCGTATAGACGAGAAGCTGTATGATGTGGAAGAAGGGTCCGTGATTTTGCTGAATCCCGGAACATATCACCAGAGCCTTCCGGCAGCCGAAACTTCTGCCCGGAAATTTTATCTGGCTTTTTCAAATGTGGAATTTGCCGGATGTACCAGAGGACATTTTCCTCTTTTTAAAAATTATCAGTTGCTGACAACATTGCCGGACAGTTATAAAAAACCGTTGTTTCGGCTATGTAACCTGATGGAACAGGAGTCGAAGACCTGCCGGCCGGGGCGGTATTTTATGCTGAAGTCCTATCTGATTCAGGTAATCTGTCTGCTTTGCAGATATCAGAAACAGGAACTTGAGGAAGATGCAAAACATCAGTATGCGCCACGGTATGAGTTCAAGTCGGTAAATAAGAAGTATGTGGCTCAGCAGATTATGCATTATATGGAGACACATTATAAAGAGAAGATTTCGCTGGATCAGATCGCGGCAAATATGTATCTGAGTTCTTTTTATATTTCGAAGATTTTCAAGAGTGAGACGGGGGATACGCCGATCAATTATCTGATCAGCCTGCGGATGCAAAAGGCCCGGGAATTGCTGGATGAAAACCCGGAGCAGTCGATTCAGGCGGTGGCGATGACTGTGGGGTATGAGGATGCTTATCATTTTAGTAAGTTGTTTAAAAAGTATTTTGGGTTGTCGCCGCTTTATTATAAGGCTCGGATTCCGCAGTAA